Proteins found in one Streptomyces sp. NBC_00461 genomic segment:
- a CDS encoding amino acid deaminase/aldolase, with amino-acid sequence MTARAADRVRYDRATAHLDAPLAIVDLDAFDANADDLVRRAGGKPIRVASKSVRCRALLERVLAKDGFAGIMSFTLAESLWLARSGFDDVLLAYPSADRGGFAELAGDPKLAAAVTVMIDDPAQLGFIDEARAGGREVIRVCLELDTSLKLLGGRVRVGARRSPLHSPAQVADLARAVARRPGFKVVGIMAYEGHIAGVGDSVAGRPLRSRAVRLMQATARRELAERRGAVVRAVRAVVPDLEFVNGGGTGSVQHTAAEDAVTEIGAGSGLYVPRLFDNYTSFSGRPAALFAQPVVRRPGVGVVTVLGGGYPASGAPGPDRLPVPHLPEGLRYDPQEGPGEVQTPLLGSPADDLLIGDKVWFRHAKAGELCERFDVLHLIEGDAVTATAPTYRGEGHTFL; translated from the coding sequence ATGACTGCTCGCGCCGCCGACCGAGTCCGTTACGACCGGGCCACCGCCCATCTCGACGCCCCTCTCGCCATCGTGGACCTGGACGCCTTCGACGCCAACGCGGACGATCTCGTGCGCCGCGCCGGTGGCAAGCCGATCCGCGTCGCCAGCAAGTCCGTCCGCTGCCGGGCCCTGCTGGAGCGGGTGCTCGCCAAGGACGGCTTCGCGGGGATCATGTCGTTCACCCTCGCCGAGTCCCTGTGGTTGGCGCGGAGCGGGTTCGACGACGTCCTTCTCGCCTATCCGTCCGCGGACCGCGGCGGGTTCGCCGAGCTGGCCGGTGACCCCAAGCTCGCCGCCGCCGTGACCGTCATGATCGACGATCCCGCGCAGCTCGGGTTCATCGACGAGGCGCGCGCCGGCGGACGTGAAGTCATCCGCGTCTGCCTGGAGTTGGACACCTCGCTGAAGCTGCTGGGAGGGCGCGTACGCGTCGGGGCGCGACGCTCCCCGCTGCACTCCCCCGCCCAGGTCGCCGACCTGGCCCGCGCCGTGGCACGGCGGCCCGGGTTCAAGGTCGTGGGGATCATGGCGTACGAGGGGCACATCGCGGGCGTCGGTGACTCCGTCGCCGGGCGGCCGCTGCGGTCGCGTGCCGTACGGCTCATGCAGGCCACGGCCCGCCGGGAGCTCGCGGAGCGGCGCGGAGCGGTGGTGCGCGCGGTGCGGGCCGTCGTACCGGATCTGGAGTTCGTCAACGGCGGCGGCACCGGCAGTGTGCAGCACACCGCCGCGGAGGACGCCGTCACGGAGATCGGCGCCGGGTCGGGCCTGTACGTGCCGCGGCTGTTCGACAACTACACCTCCTTCAGCGGGCGTCCGGCCGCGCTGTTCGCCCAGCCCGTCGTGCGGCGGCCGGGAGTCGGGGTCGTGACGGTGCTGGGCGGCGGTTACCCGGCCTCCGGTGCGCCCGGGCCCGACCGGCTGCCCGTCCCCCACCTGCCCGAGGGGCTGCGCTACGACCCCCAGGAGGGGCCCGGCGAGGTGCAGACGCCACTGCTCGGCTCGCCCGCCGACGACCTGCTGATCGGCGACAAGGTGTGGTTCCGGCACGCCAAGGCCGGCGAGTTGTGCGAGCGGTTCGACGTGCTGCACCTGATCGAGGGCGACGCCGTGACGGCGACCGCGCCGACGTACCGCGGGGAAGGCCACACCTTCCTGTAG
- a CDS encoding DUF2510 domain-containing protein: protein MSPPPGWYPDPSAPHLQRWWDGTAWTEHRSTPTVPVQTPAGGGGSGRAKVVALATAGVVLVAAIVTGAVYLRNDDDAGGADVQTVPNSVESSAPPTTGGPSPSVSASEPSADDPAAVVDQLNGITLPLPDGWVRPQYVAEDDVVMTTHGTYGCPGDSGVCRHGLVISRTATDTDESSPKALAEQDIPDAADAAYDRDLIGGRPFGGIESHRQVKSGQIAVAGRAGYFVRWRVTTAKGPGGYVESLVFPSSVGTEAPVIVRFVFDAGADGPPLADMDRITKGIRPLDDASTSGGVGSSIGPRT from the coding sequence ATGTCGCCCCCGCCCGGCTGGTATCCCGACCCGTCGGCCCCCCACCTGCAGCGCTGGTGGGACGGCACGGCCTGGACGGAGCACCGGAGCACGCCCACCGTGCCCGTGCAGACGCCGGCCGGGGGCGGCGGTTCCGGCCGGGCGAAGGTCGTCGCGCTCGCCACGGCCGGGGTCGTGCTCGTCGCGGCGATCGTCACGGGAGCGGTCTACCTCCGCAACGACGACGACGCGGGCGGCGCGGACGTGCAGACCGTGCCGAACTCCGTCGAGTCGTCCGCCCCGCCGACCACCGGCGGCCCCTCGCCCTCGGTATCCGCCTCGGAGCCCTCCGCCGACGACCCGGCCGCCGTCGTCGACCAACTCAACGGCATCACGCTGCCGTTACCCGACGGCTGGGTCAGGCCGCAGTACGTCGCCGAGGACGACGTCGTCATGACCACGCACGGCACTTACGGCTGCCCGGGCGACTCCGGCGTGTGCCGGCACGGCCTCGTCATCTCCCGTACGGCGACCGATACCGACGAGAGCTCCCCCAAGGCACTCGCCGAGCAGGACATCCCGGATGCGGCCGACGCCGCCTACGACCGCGACCTCATCGGCGGGCGGCCCTTCGGCGGCATCGAGTCCCACCGGCAGGTCAAGTCCGGCCAGATCGCGGTGGCGGGCCGCGCCGGGTACTTCGTGCGCTGGCGCGTCACGACGGCCAAGGGGCCCGGCGGCTACGTCGAGTCGCTCGTCTTCCCCTCCAGCGTCGGCACCGAGGCGCCGGTGATCGTCCGGTTCGTCTTCGACGCGGGCGCGGACGGCCCGCCGCTCGCCGACATGGACCGCATCACCAAGGGCATCCGGCCGCTCGACGACGCCTCGACCAGCGGCGGAGTCGGCAGCAGCATCGGCCCGAGGACCTGA